AGGCCCAGGCCGCGCCGCTGCCCGGCACGCAGCCGACCTCGGTGCAGCCACTGCCCGCACCGGTCACGGTCCGCTAGGCCGACAGGCAAAACTCATCATGAAAGAGGCGCGCGAACAGCGCGCCTTTTTTGTTGCCGGCAGGTCCGGTCTCAGGCCAGCCGCCGCGGCGGCTCGCCGCCTTTGGTGAAGGTGTCGATGCAGGCGACCATCTGCTGATAATGCGCCTGCAGGCTCTCGCGCGTCGCGTAGCCGAGATGCGGCGTGATCACCACGTTGTCGAGCTTGCGGAGCGGGTGGTCTGTCGGCAGCGGCTCGGTCGAGAACACGTCGATGCCGGCGCCGGCGATCTTCTTTTCGCGCAGCGCCGCGAGCAGCGCGTCCTCGTCGACGATCGGCCCGCGCGCGGTGTTGACGAGATAGGCCGACGGTTTCATCCGGGCGAGATCAGCGGCGCCGACCAGTCCGCGCGAGCGCGGGCTGAGCACGACATGGATGGTGATGATGTCCGATGTCGCGAACAATTCGTCCTTGCCGGCGTAGCCGACGCCGGCTTCCTTGCACGTCTCCGGCGTGAGGTTGGGGCTCCAGGCAATCACGTTCATGCCGAACACCTTGGCCATGCCGGCGACCTTGCTGCCGAGCTTGCCGAGGCCGATGACGCCGAGCGTCTTGCCCTCGATCTCGGTGCCGGCAAAGGTCTGCCAGGCCTCGCCGGCATGCATGCGCGCGTTCTCGCGGCCGATACCGCGCGTCAATTCCAGGATCAGGCCCATGGTCAAAGGCGCGGTGGGATCGCGGCTGTATTGAGTGCCGCACAGCACAACCTTGCGTTCCTTGGCGGCGTCCATGTCGATTGCGGCGTTGCGCATGCCCGACGTGATGAGGAGCTTCAGCTTGGGCAGCGCGTCGAGCAGGCTCTTCGGGAACGCCGTGCGCTCGCGCATCGCGCAGATGATGTCGAATTCCCCGAGCTTGGCCGCTGCTTCCGCCTCGCTCGCGAACGGCTTGTCGAACACGGTGACCTCGACGCGATCGCTGATTGCGGGCCAGTCCGCCACCGAACGCGCGATGTCGAAATAGTCGTCGAGGATTGCACAGCGGAGCCGCGTCATCGGGAGGTCCATTCAGGGTGAGGGCGACGGCAAAAAATCACCGTCGGGATCTCCTGATGGTCGCGCGCAATCGGGGGGCGCGCAAGCGGCTGCGGTTTCAAAAAGCGGCGATAGTCACGCGGCTCACGGCTTGCGCGTTTTCGCGGTCCGGATATCGGCGAGCATCGATCGGACCGCCGGCGACAGCGCCATCTGCTTGGCGCGGCAGGCCGGGCCGGGGCCGCGCATATAGTGCAGTTCCGGGCGGTAGGGATTGAAAGCCTTGGCGACGAAGGCCCGCCAGAAGGCGCGGAATTCGGCGAACGGCGTCGCCTCGGCCTTGATCGCCGGGCGCGAAAGAGGTGCGGATATGATGGTAGCCATGACGCGGCCTCAACTGTCTGGTCGCGGTTCTGCCGCGAAAAGTCGCCGTTTTCGGCGTTGCAGACGAGTTTTGGCCTGATTTATTAAAAGATGGTTTCAATTGTCGTGATTCCGCGCGCACATGGCCGCGAACCCGTAGTCACCCGTGCCGAGCGGACGAAACGTGGTGAACGGATGGAAAACGCACGCCCCGCGGTTGCGCTTTCGGGGGCCGGCCGTTACATCGGCGGCAGCAAAATTTCCACAAATCGGATCAATTCCAGGGACAGCGGATGGCTCGCCAGTTCATCTATTTCATGCAGGGTCTGACCAAGGCGTATCCGACCCGCAAGGTGCTCGATAACATCCATCTGAGCTTCTACCCCGACGCCAAGATCGGCGTGCTCGGCGTCAACGGCTCGGGCAAGTCGACCCTGCTCAAGATCATGGCGGGTCTCGACAAGGAATATAACGGCGAGGCCTGGGTCGCCGAGGGCGCCCGCGTCGGCTATCTTGAGCAGGAGCCGCAGCTCGATGCCTCGCTCTCGGTTCGTGAAAACGTCATGCAGGGCGTCGCCAAGCAGAAGGCGATCCTCGACCGCTACAATGAGTTGGCCGTCAACTACTCGGACGAGACCGCCGACGAGATGACCAAGTTGCAGGACGAGATCGAGGCGCAGGGCCTGTGGGATCTCGACAGCAAGGTCGACCAGGCGATGGACGCGCTGCGCTGCCCGCCCGACGATGCCGATGTCACCAAGCTCTCGGGCGGTGAACGCCGTCGCGTCGCGCTGTGCCGCCTGCTGCTCGACCAGCCGGAACTGCTGCTGCTGGACGAACCGACCAACCATCTCGACGCCGAGTCGGTGTCATGGCTGGAAGGCCATCTGCGCAACTATCCCGGCGCGATCCTGATCGTGACCCACGACCGCTACTTCCTCGACAACGTCACGAGCTGGATCCTCGAGCTCGACCGCGGCCGCGGTATTCCCTACGAGGGCAACTACTCGTCCTGGCTGGTGCAGAAGCAGAAGCGGCTCGAGCAGGAAGGCCGCGAGGACGCCGCGCACCAGAAGACGCTGGCCCGTGAGCAGGAATGGGTGGCGTCGTCGCCGAAAGCCCGTCAGGCCAAGTCGAAGGCGCGCTACCAGCGCTATGAGGAGCTGCTCAAGCAGGCGAGCGAGAAGCAGACCCAGACCGCGCAGATCATCATCCCGGTCGCCGAGCGGCTCGGCGCCAACGTCGTCGACTTCGAAGGCCTCAGCAAAGGCTTTGGCGATCGGCTGCTGATCGACGACCTCAGCTTCAAGCTGCCGCCTGGCGGCATCGTCGGCGTGATCGGCGCCAACGGCGCCGGCAAGACCACGCTGTTCAAGATGATCACCAAGCAGGAGACGCCCGACAAGGGCACCATCACGGTCGGCGAGACCGTGCATCTCGGCTATGTCGACCAGTCGCGCGACGCGCTCGACGGCAAGAAGACGGTGTGGGAGGAGATCTCCGGCGGCAACGAGCTGATCCTGCTCGGCAAGAAGGAAGTCAACTCGCGCGGCTACTGCTCGTCGTTCAACTTCAAGGGCGCCGACCAGCAGAAGAAGGTCGGCGCGCTGTCGGGCGGTGAGCGCAACCGCGTGCATCTTGCCAAGATGCTGAAGTCCGGCGCCAACGTGCTGCTGCTCGACGAACCGACCAACGACCTCGACGTCGACACGCTGCGCGCGCTCGAAGAGGCGCTGGAGGATTTCGCCGGCTGCGCCGTCATCATCAGCCACGATCGCTGGTTCCTCGACCGCATCGCGACCCACATCCTGG
The window above is part of the Bradyrhizobium sp. PSBB068 genome. Proteins encoded here:
- a CDS encoding D-2-hydroxyacid dehydrogenase family protein gives rise to the protein MTRLRCAILDDYFDIARSVADWPAISDRVEVTVFDKPFASEAEAAAKLGEFDIICAMRERTAFPKSLLDALPKLKLLITSGMRNAAIDMDAAKERKVVLCGTQYSRDPTAPLTMGLILELTRGIGRENARMHAGEAWQTFAGTEIEGKTLGVIGLGKLGSKVAGMAKVFGMNVIAWSPNLTPETCKEAGVGYAGKDELFATSDIITIHVVLSPRSRGLVGAADLARMKPSAYLVNTARGPIVDEDALLAALREKKIAGAGIDVFSTEPLPTDHPLRKLDNVVITPHLGYATRESLQAHYQQMVACIDTFTKGGEPPRRLA
- the ettA gene encoding energy-dependent translational throttle protein EttA, giving the protein MARQFIYFMQGLTKAYPTRKVLDNIHLSFYPDAKIGVLGVNGSGKSTLLKIMAGLDKEYNGEAWVAEGARVGYLEQEPQLDASLSVRENVMQGVAKQKAILDRYNELAVNYSDETADEMTKLQDEIEAQGLWDLDSKVDQAMDALRCPPDDADVTKLSGGERRRVALCRLLLDQPELLLLDEPTNHLDAESVSWLEGHLRNYPGAILIVTHDRYFLDNVTSWILELDRGRGIPYEGNYSSWLVQKQKRLEQEGREDAAHQKTLAREQEWVASSPKARQAKSKARYQRYEELLKQASEKQTQTAQIIIPVAERLGANVVDFEGLSKGFGDRLLIDDLSFKLPPGGIVGVIGANGAGKTTLFKMITKQETPDKGTITVGETVHLGYVDQSRDALDGKKTVWEEISGGNELILLGKKEVNSRGYCSSFNFKGADQQKKVGALSGGERNRVHLAKMLKSGANVLLLDEPTNDLDVDTLRALEEALEDFAGCAVIISHDRWFLDRIATHILAFEGDSHVEWFEGNFQDYEKDKMRRLGQDSIIPHRVKYKKLTR